The sequence below is a genomic window from Methanosarcinales archaeon Met12.
GCTGGAGATCAAACAAATGTGCGGAAGGGCGGGTCGCCCAGGCTTAGACCCATATGGCGAGTCCGTCCTGATCGCCAAGAGTCTTGATGAATTCGATATGCTGATGGAAAACTACGTACTTGCGAATCCAGAAGACATATGGTCCAAACTTGGCGTAGAGACCACATTGCGCACGCATCTACTGTCCACTATCGCGACCGGGTTTGCCCAATCCAGAGAACAGTTATTCGATTTTATAGAGTCTACGTTCTATGCATGTCAGCAGGAGAGGTGGAGTCTGGAACACGTGGTCGATGCTGTGCTGGAATTTCTTGAAAAGGAGGGCATGATAATCCGGTCAGGTGACGACATCCATGCTACTGAGCTGGGAGAATTGGTCTCAAGACTGTATATAGACCCGGTGTCCGCATCGATAATTATCAAGGGGCTGAAAAGCGTCGACGATGCCACCACGTTTACACTGCTACATTTAATCTGCCAAACACCCGATGTGCGAAAGTTGTACCTCCGCAGCAATGATGGCTCTTGGGTCAATGAGTTAGTAGAGCGGCATCGTGATGAGTTTATCTGCGTGCCAGACCCATACGAAAAAGAGTATGAGTGGTTCCTTGCCGAAGCCAAGACTGCGATGCTGTTTTACGACTGGATTTGCGAAGAACATGAAAATGACATAATTAAAAAATTCGGCATTGGTCCCGGAGATATAAGAGCGCTGTGCGAACTCGCGGAGTGGCTCATGCACAGCACTGCCGAGTTGTCCGCGCTGTTGGGTTTAAGATTTACACAAGATGCAAGAGATTTGGTCGAGCAGATTAAATATGGCGCCAGTCCTGAATTGCTTAAACTGATAAAAATAAAGGATGTGGGCAGAGTCAGAGCGCGCAGGTTGTACAATGCCGGCTATACCGATATCGCCAAACTCAGAGATGCGAATCCCAAAGCGATCATGCGATTGGTCGGGACCAGAATCGGAATAAAAATCATGAGGCAGTTGGGCGTAGATGTGGAAGCGACGGACAGAAAAACAGGACAGGCAAATCTTCTCGAGTTTTAACATAGTAGATGGAAAATAATTTAAAGCTATGATTTGAAAGAAATGACCCATATGACCATCAAAATTATCGGTGGCATCGCCGAGGTTGGCGACGTTGACGAATTCATCAAAACGATGAGCGATATCGCAAGGCGTCACAGCGTCACAATTCAAGCATTAGACGCAGACAGAACTGCGGGTGCAGAACACCTTCGTTTTGCGGCCGAAAAGGCGATGCGGTCGATTCGAGAGGGACGAAACATCGCCGAGGATTTGGGACTTGAAATTCTTTTGTACGCCTCCGGAAAGCGCCAGATCGAGCGCGCCTTACAGATGGGGATTTC
It includes:
- the cgi121 gene encoding KEOPS complex subunit Cgi121, with the protein product MTIKIIGGIAEVGDVDEFIKTMSDIARRHSVTIQALDADRTAGAEHLRFAAEKAMRSIREGRNIAEDLGLEILLYASGKRQIERALQMGISPGRNRIAIAIVGNDAERAGKDVMEFVQEAPVLDYNERKKDLIVKTFGITDAEIEAVGEGKIPELVLERVALLDIMK